CGCCCCGGCCCAGGATCGCGTGCTCGGAGTAGAGGGCGAGGGTGGTGCCGTAGTCGTCGGTGCGTGCCGTCACGCTGGGGTCGGTCAGCGACTGGGTGAAGAGGGACCGGATGGTGCCGAGCAGGCCGGGCAGAGCCGATCGCATCAGGACCGCCGCCGGAGGTGCGAGCACCAGCAGCCACAGTCGCCGGTTGGCGGGCCAGCCCACGAAGAGCACCAGCATGGCGGTGCCCAGCGCCACGATGCCGGACCGGGAGACCGCCATCGGGATGGCCAGTGCGATGAGCGCGGCCGGCAGGTACACCGTGAGGACCCGCCGCACGGTGCCCGTGCGGCGTGGATGGAAGGCGCGGTGCAGGGCGAGCGGCAGCACGGTGGTGAGCACCACGCAGAACTCGATGGGGTGGGTGGTGGTGGCCGAGACCCGGTTGAGCACGGACCTGGAGATGGAGACCCCGACGTCGTAGGTGGGGGAGAGACCGGGGACCTGGACGTGACGAGCCAGGTTGTCCCCGGTGAAGTACTGGTAGATCCCGAGGGCGGCCACCACGGCGCAGAGCCCCACCAGCACGTCGATGACGCGATCGAGGTCGGGCCACGACCTGATCCCGTCGATGATGAGCAGTGCGACGCCCACCCAGCTGCCCAGCGCGATCAGGCCCCGCATCGCGCCCAGCACGGACTTGTCGAACAGCTCCGTCTCGGTGACGGGAAGCAGCGTCCACACCTCGTCGAAGTCCTGGCGGATGTCGACGGGACGGGTCCAGCCGTGCGCCAGGCCGT
The window above is part of the Nocardioides campestrisoli genome. Proteins encoded here:
- a CDS encoding O-antigen ligase family protein; translation: MSGTAVASAPAVPAERAPTPARRGAALPAVSLLVLYLALLLLIPSELVLAEVGSAGTPANLLGLAFLLWWVCARLGGQVSAGLTPMHLALGVLVLCVLLALVNGLAHGWTRPVDIRQDFDEVWTLLPVTETELFDKSVLGAMRGLIALGSWVGVALLIIDGIRSWPDLDRVIDVLVGLCAVVAALGIYQYFTGDNLARHVQVPGLSPTYDVGVSISRSVLNRVSATTTHPIEFCVVLTTVLPLALHRAFHPRRTGTVRRVLTVYLPAALIALAIPMAVSRSGIVALGTAMLVLFVGWPANRRLWLLVLAPPAAVLMRSALPGLLGTIRSLFTQSLTDPSVTARTDDYGTTLALYSEHAILGRGAFTFIPQYYRVLDNQLLLNLIELGILGLTATLGVFATGYYLARHAKRHADSEEHRHLGLALSAAIAAMFIAYFTFDAWGFAKTGAVTFVLLGLAGALYRLEHTARAPEPASTDR